One Thiocapsa bogorovii DNA segment encodes these proteins:
- a CDS encoding helix-turn-helix domain-containing protein — translation MTTDEQDSDLDPECSWDAAGFATRLARAKGMASTNAFAQKCGISESIFRKYLAGASVPGADKLVDIARVAGVSLLWLATGQGRAEDGTDAIVRGPVDVALLETLLESVEGGLEEIGATLTPTKKAKLVAALYSLYRSSEDVRKAPVLELVRLAS, via the coding sequence ATGACAACGGACGAACAAGATTCTGATTTAGATCCCGAATGCTCCTGGGATGCCGCCGGATTCGCCACGCGCCTGGCGCGGGCCAAGGGCATGGCGTCCACGAACGCATTCGCGCAAAAGTGTGGGATTTCCGAGAGCATCTTCCGCAAGTACCTCGCGGGCGCGAGCGTTCCCGGAGCGGACAAGCTGGTCGATATCGCCCGTGTGGCCGGCGTGTCTCTGCTCTGGCTGGCGACCGGGCAAGGGCGCGCCGAGGACGGCACGGACGCGATCGTGCGGGGTCCGGTCGACGTGGCTCTGCTGGAAACCCTGCTCGAGTCGGTTGAAGGCGGACTCGAGGAGATCGGCGCGACCTTGACGCCGACGAAGAAGGCCAAGCTGGTTGCGGCGCTCTACAGCCTCTATCGCAGCAGCGAGGATGTCCGCAAGGCGCCGGTGTTGGAACTCGTCAGGCTGGCGAGCTGA
- a CDS encoding ATP-binding protein has protein sequence MSLEELAEHGRREIRQLLAARRDEAQRRLESAVGRCGIPPRFRAKTFESYLATTPEQELASRVCRSYAARFAAGARHGDSLLLLGGPGTGKTHLACAILASVIRAGYTGLFMSVPAALRTVRDTYATRAACSESEALAMLTDPDLLVLDEVGLAIGSDDKRRAMLFDVLDTRYANLRATILIGNLTDEEMERYLGERIMDRLCEGDSAVVSFTWPSYRRSGGDV, from the coding sequence ATGTCGCTTGAGGAGCTGGCGGAGCACGGACGCCGAGAGATCCGACAACTCCTGGCCGCACGCCGGGACGAGGCGCAACGCCGGCTCGAATCGGCCGTCGGACGCTGCGGAATCCCCCCGCGCTTTCGCGCGAAGACCTTCGAGAGCTATTTGGCCACGACGCCGGAGCAGGAGCTGGCCTCGAGGGTCTGTCGCAGCTACGCGGCGCGCTTTGCGGCCGGCGCCCGTCACGGCGACAGCCTGCTCCTGCTCGGCGGTCCCGGTACCGGCAAGACGCATCTCGCCTGTGCCATCCTCGCGAGTGTGATCCGGGCCGGCTACACGGGGCTGTTCATGTCCGTCCCGGCCGCGCTGCGCACGGTGCGCGATACCTACGCGACGCGGGCGGCGTGCTCGGAGAGCGAAGCGCTGGCGATGCTCACCGACCCCGACCTGCTGGTGCTCGACGAGGTCGGACTGGCGATCGGCAGCGACGACAAACGCCGCGCCATGCTGTTCGACGTGCTCGATACCCGCTATGCGAACCTGCGTGCCACGATCCTGATCGGCAACCTGACCGACGAGGAGATGGAGCGCTACCTCGGCGAGCGGATCATGGACCGGCTCTGCGAAGGCGACTCCGCCGTGGTGTCCTTCACCTGGCCGAGTTATCGGCGCAGCGGGGGTGACGTTTGA
- a CDS encoding flagellar transcriptional regulator FlhD, protein MTDTHKTPDGEAPRIDPAAYQDCEVDTLNLMWLLGARELARSDAEKAVLVYGLDREVLDILRHASLAMLHELAASGVLLFRPRFRVCWLQERLRTTGPSALGLGLQVILLAADEAAQP, encoded by the coding sequence ATGACGGACACGCACAAGACCCCCGACGGGGAAGCACCCCGGATAGACCCTGCGGCGTACCAAGATTGCGAGGTCGATACCCTGAATCTGATGTGGCTGCTCGGCGCACGCGAACTCGCCCGTTCGGACGCCGAAAAGGCCGTCTTGGTCTATGGTCTCGACCGAGAAGTGCTGGACATCCTGCGTCATGCCTCGCTCGCAATGCTGCACGAACTGGCTGCTTCGGGCGTGCTGTTGTTTCGACCGCGTTTTCGTGTGTGCTGGCTGCAGGAACGTCTTCGGACGACCGGGCCGTCCGCACTCGGGTTGGGGCTGCAGGTGATTCTGCTCGCCGCCGACGAGGCCGCGCAGCCATGA
- a CDS encoding DnaT-like ssDNA-binding domain-containing protein, with translation MSRAARDWAWDCRGLTPAQRLVLLALAEHADEAGDCWPSLSRLAARAEVDRRTVTRCLAALEARGLIQRTRSRPQRTLYSLAVGASPAQAPIRDEETAWGSEPIPLDDGRAIVLDPLDPTGPNPRTGGDTPLDRGRQHPGDLSRSEASCPPNRHMNGHGTVSKSPSSRRDPGVSHDIPKRRPDPARPIPPDWGPGARVLSWAAKQGIARDWVQEQVQEFVAYWTDAGSHRTSWDATFIQRLQTLQARTTQRPPHEPTGRLADKDYARGATPLDRIPWLLPADVA, from the coding sequence ATGAGCCGAGCGGCACGCGATTGGGCTTGGGACTGCCGCGGACTGACGCCGGCCCAGCGCTTGGTCCTGCTGGCGCTGGCCGAACATGCCGACGAGGCGGGTGACTGCTGGCCGTCGTTGTCGCGCCTGGCCGCGCGCGCCGAGGTCGATCGGCGCACCGTCACGCGCTGTCTGGCGGCACTCGAGGCGCGCGGTCTGATCCAGCGCACGCGCAGCCGGCCGCAGCGCACACTCTACAGCCTTGCGGTTGGCGCATCCCCCGCGCAGGCGCCGATCCGCGACGAGGAAACAGCGTGGGGCAGCGAACCCATTCCCCTCGACGACGGACGTGCGATCGTCTTGGATCCGCTCGACCCGACGGGGCCGAATCCTCGAACCGGGGGCGACACGCCCCTGGACCGGGGGCGACAGCACCCGGGAGACCTTTCGCGCTCTGAAGCGTCATGTCCCCCGAACCGTCATATGAACGGTCATGGAACCGTCAGTAAATCGCCGTCGTCGCGACGCGACCCCGGCGTGTCACACGACATCCCGAAACGCAGACCCGATCCGGCGCGCCCGATTCCGCCCGACTGGGGACCCGGTGCCCGGGTCCTGAGTTGGGCCGCCAAGCAGGGCATCGCGCGCGATTGGGTCCAGGAACAGGTCCAGGAGTTCGTAGCCTACTGGACCGACGCCGGGTCGCACCGCACGAGTTGGGACGCCACCTTTATCCAGCGCCTGCAGACCCTGCAGGCCCGCACGACGCAGAGGCCACCGCATGAGCCGACCGGACGACTCGCCGACAAAGACTACGCTCGCGGAGCGACCCCGCTCGATCGCATCCCCTGGCTGCTGCCGGCTGATGTCGCTTGA
- a CDS encoding helix-turn-helix domain-containing protein, which translates to MNNTIGGNLCHLRRRSGRTQAEVAKRAGASQAWICRIETGEANPTLASMRRIARALDVEVVDLLQRRREQECPA; encoded by the coding sequence ATGAACAACACCATCGGAGGAAACCTCTGTCACCTGCGCCGGCGATCCGGTCGGACCCAAGCCGAGGTGGCCAAGCGCGCCGGGGCCTCGCAAGCTTGGATCTGCCGCATCGAGACCGGCGAGGCCAACCCGACCCTCGCCAGCATGCGCCGCATCGCCCGCGCTCTGGATGTCGAGGTCGTGGATCTGCTGCAACGCCGCCGCGAGCAGGAGTGCCCGGCATGA
- a CDS encoding FlhC family transcriptional regulator → MRLRHHARTQLAIALIRRGMRTSLVARISGLRPAVLRELHHEIHGCKPLPGQLPSTATLLGTARRQANASLFTGLYRAFGGAAVQRSIDIEALLTGHRLYLEQMTRLAASDTLGSPLDINHSWVIARDLTTGLVLFRSCERCAIPYVARAFSHRAVDCPICALKVSRQSRDGADHLPPDEAVHSPPAGEHRDHITTTDP, encoded by the coding sequence ATGAGACTTCGGCATCACGCCAGGACGCAGCTGGCGATCGCCTTGATCCGGCGCGGCATGCGCACCTCGCTTGTGGCGCGGATCAGCGGTCTGCGGCCGGCCGTACTGCGCGAACTGCACCACGAGATCCACGGCTGTAAGCCTTTGCCCGGTCAGCTGCCGAGCACCGCCACCCTCCTCGGCACGGCGCGCCGGCAGGCCAACGCATCGCTGTTCACGGGCTTGTATCGCGCCTTCGGCGGCGCGGCGGTTCAGCGGAGCATCGACATCGAGGCGCTGCTCACGGGGCATCGCCTCTATCTGGAGCAGATGACGCGGCTGGCGGCATCCGACACGCTCGGTTCACCCCTCGACATCAATCATAGCTGGGTGATTGCACGCGACCTGACCACGGGGCTTGTGCTCTTTCGCAGCTGCGAGCGCTGCGCGATCCCCTATGTTGCAAGGGCGTTCTCGCACCGGGCCGTGGATTGTCCGATCTGTGCGTTGAAGGTGTCTCGGCAGTCGCGCGATGGGGCTGATCACCTGCCACCCGACGAAGCCGTGCATTCACCTCCGGCTGGCGAGCACAGGGATCACATCACGACAACAGATCCCTGA
- a CDS encoding type IV toxin-antitoxin system AbiEi family antitoxin yields the protein MTTTGASKLNKLYTRLAPGTPLTLEDLAALGISADLAVHYVRAGWLTRLARGVYCRPNDTLALNPSLLLLQRRFDGLHVGGRSALDWYGLRQYVSQQPILHLYGWMAARLPEWFTEHFPAEYHRKRLFDEQPNALLHVDPFEKRSGAPQVSAPERALLELLSEVGVRQSLQEARELVESAYSLRADVLRELLQHCMSVKTVRLCLQLGREGSLPWAVKLDPAKLPTGSDRPWVSRSADGILVLKS from the coding sequence ATGACTACGACTGGCGCAAGTAAGTTAAATAAACTCTACACCCGGCTGGCGCCGGGGACGCCGCTGACCTTGGAGGACCTGGCGGCGCTGGGCATCTCAGCAGACCTGGCCGTTCACTACGTCCGGGCGGGCTGGCTCACGCGCCTGGCGCGCGGCGTCTACTGCCGCCCGAACGACACCCTGGCCCTGAATCCCAGCCTGCTGCTGCTGCAACGCAGATTCGACGGTTTACATGTCGGCGGCAGGTCGGCACTCGACTGGTATGGCCTGCGCCAGTACGTGTCGCAGCAACCTATTCTGCACCTGTACGGATGGATGGCAGCGCGCCTGCCGGAGTGGTTCACCGAGCATTTTCCGGCCGAGTATCACCGCAAGCGCCTCTTCGACGAGCAGCCGAACGCCTTGCTGCACGTCGACCCTTTCGAGAAGCGCAGCGGGGCGCCGCAGGTTTCGGCGCCGGAACGCGCGCTGCTGGAGCTGTTGAGCGAAGTCGGCGTGCGCCAATCGTTGCAGGAAGCCCGCGAACTTGTCGAAAGCGCCTACAGCCTCCGCGCCGACGTGCTGCGAGAACTGTTGCAGCACTGCATGAGCGTCAAGACCGTCCGGCTCTGTCTTCAGCTCGGCCGCGAAGGCTCACTGCCATGGGCCGTCAAGCTCGATCCCGCCAAGCTGCCGACGGGCAGTGACCGGCCCTGGGTGTCCCGATCGGCCGACGGCATCTTGGTGCTCAAATCATGA
- a CDS encoding nucleotidyl transferase AbiEii/AbiGii toxin family protein produces the protein MNPVYLDTARLLTQVAPLVFVDDTFALKGGAAINLFVRDMPRLSVDLDLIFPDHVPPREEALARINDAIRQAAERLRTRGFQTHAPAADAGETKLLVRRGRIEVKIEVNVVMRGTVQPVRRASLRPVARDLLMADLDIPVVSLEDVYGGKLVAALDRQHPRDLFDVMQLFAHEGITPGIRRAFVVYLASHNRPVHEVLFPPLRDIRQDYAHNFAGMTAELVPLDALLAAQERMVRELQQGLDDNERRFLLSLVAGTPDWSLLGIAHLEHLPGIRWKLHNLAQLQKTNAKKFAVQADVLAAKLADSTSLAAREH, from the coding sequence ATGAATCCGGTCTATCTTGATACCGCGCGCCTGCTGACGCAGGTTGCGCCGTTGGTGTTCGTGGATGACACCTTCGCGTTGAAGGGCGGCGCGGCGATCAACCTATTCGTTCGCGACATGCCGCGCCTGTCGGTCGATCTCGATCTGATCTTTCCCGACCATGTGCCGCCGCGCGAGGAGGCGCTGGCGCGCATCAACGACGCCATCCGGCAGGCCGCCGAGCGGTTGAGGACGCGTGGGTTCCAGACGCATGCGCCGGCGGCCGATGCCGGCGAAACGAAGCTGCTGGTGCGTCGTGGTCGAATCGAAGTCAAGATCGAAGTGAACGTCGTCATGCGCGGCACGGTGCAGCCGGTGCGCCGCGCCTCGCTCAGGCCTGTCGCCCGTGACCTGCTGATGGCCGACCTGGACATCCCGGTGGTTTCGCTGGAGGACGTGTACGGCGGCAAGCTGGTCGCGGCGCTGGACCGACAGCACCCGCGAGACCTGTTCGACGTGATGCAGCTTTTCGCGCATGAGGGCATCACGCCTGGTATCCGGCGCGCCTTCGTCGTCTACCTGGCGAGCCACAACCGTCCGGTGCATGAAGTGCTGTTTCCACCGTTGCGCGACATCCGACAAGACTACGCGCACAACTTCGCGGGCATGACCGCCGAGCTGGTGCCGCTCGATGCATTGCTCGCCGCGCAAGAGCGCATGGTCCGCGAACTCCAGCAGGGGCTGGATGACAACGAGCGACGCTTCCTGCTGTCGCTGGTCGCCGGCACGCCCGACTGGTCGCTGCTGGGCATCGCACATCTCGAACATCTGCCGGGCATCCGTTGGAAGCTTCACAACTTGGCGCAGTTGCAGAAGACCAATGCGAAGAAGTTTGCCGTGCAGGCCGATGTGCTTGCCGCCAAGCTGGCGGACAGTACGTCGCTGGCGGCTCGGGAGCATTGA